Proteins encoded together in one Oncorhynchus keta strain PuntledgeMale-10-30-2019 unplaced genomic scaffold, Oket_V2 Un_contig_28_pilon_pilon, whole genome shotgun sequence window:
- the mc2r gene encoding adrenocorticotropic hormone receptor has protein sequence MNDVSALPSNHTDCQVVKVPHLVFLVLGMVSLSENLLVVVAVVRNKNLHSPMYMFICSLATFNTISSLSKTWETLMMEFSDVGQLDSRGDSVRRVDDIIDALLCMSFIGCICSFLAIAVDRYVTIFHALRYHNIMTTRRAAAALAGIWALCGVAGAVMVAFCDATVIKIFFIVLFLISLLLILFLYIHMFLLARSHARKIAALPGSAMPHRSLRGALTLTMLFGVFVVCWAPFFLHLLLLMVCVENPYCECYRSLFQLNLVLLMSHAVVDPAIYAFRSAELRNTFRKMLLCSDSPLCYKVKALFH, from the coding sequence ATGAATGATGTCTCTGCTCTGCCCTCCAACCACACAGACTGTCAGGTGGTGAAGGTCCCCCACCTGGTGTTCTTAGTGTTGGGTATGGTGTCTCTCAGTGAGAACCTGTTGGTGGTGGTGGCCGTGGTGCGCAACAAGAACCTCCATTCCCCGATGTACATGTTTATCTGTAGCCTGGCCACGTTCAacaccatctcctccctctccaagACCTGGGAAACCCTAATGATGGAGTTCAGCGACGTCGGACAACTGGACTCCCGGGGGGACTCCGTCCGGAGGGTCGATGACATCATAGACGCGCTGCTCTGCATGTCTTTTATCGGCTGCATCTGTAGCTTCCTGGCCATCGCTGTGGACCGCTACGTCACCATCTTCCACGCACTGCGCTACCACAACATCATGACCACGAGGCGAGCCGCCGCCGCCCTGGCGGGGATCTGGGCGCTGTGCGGCGTCGCCGGGGCGGTCATGGTGGCGTTCTGTGACGCCACGGTCATCAAGATCTTTTTCATCGTGCTCTTCCTCATCTCGCtgctcctcatcctcttcctctacaTCCACATGTTCCTGCTGGCTCGGTCCCACGCCAGGAAGATTGCAGCGCTGCCCGGGAGTGCCATGCCGCACCGCAGCCTCCGGGGGGCGCTCACGCTCACCATGCTATTCGGGGTGTTTGTGGTGTGCTGGGCGCctttcttcctccacctcctcctcctcatggtgtgtgtagagaacccctaCTGTGAGTGCTACCGCTCTCTGTTCCAGCTGAATTTGGTTCTGCTGATGAGTCACGCCGTGGTCGACCCGGCCATCTACGCCTTCCGCAGCGCAGAGCTACGAAACACCTTCAGGAAGATGCTGCTCTGCTCCGACTCACCACTCTGCTACAAGGTCAAAGCTCTGTTCCACTGA